A window of the Candidatus Paraluminiphilus aquimaris genome harbors these coding sequences:
- a CDS encoding alpha/beta hydrolase has translation MAEKLIRTPFPIVTVEKSAFKETYGGAEDIVTVFCTLIHTTAPSDTCLVTMHPIGGTGWLPIMSQFARAGLHVLACDSRYRGADYALNMEKVTVDLGSCMRHARETLGYKNIVLLGWSGGGSLSAFYQAQAENPTVTSSPCGGGPDLTREKLLPADAVIMMAAHVSRHGTLTEWIDPSVLDETNPDLRDPALDLYGVACSPPFSDEFLTRYRAAQIARNKKITAWVKYKLDSLEQAGRVNEEFAFVTHGTMADPRWLDPLVDPNDRVPGTCYLGDPRVVNNGPVGLARFCTLRSWLSQWSLDDANACGPSSLAQVSVPVLVVGNTADDACTPSHTKALFDAVSHESKARVDIKGANHYYMGQPELAKEATQRVMAWLREYNFPV, from the coding sequence ATGGCAGAAAAATTAATAAGAACGCCATTTCCGATTGTCACGGTTGAGAAATCAGCCTTTAAAGAGACTTACGGTGGTGCCGAGGATATCGTTACGGTGTTCTGCACGCTTATTCATACAACGGCACCCTCCGACACGTGTTTAGTCACTATGCACCCCATTGGAGGCACGGGCTGGCTACCCATTATGAGTCAGTTTGCACGGGCCGGATTACATGTACTCGCCTGTGACAGTCGATACCGCGGCGCAGACTACGCGCTGAATATGGAAAAGGTGACCGTCGATTTGGGCTCATGCATGCGTCACGCTCGAGAGACCCTCGGTTATAAAAACATTGTGCTGTTGGGCTGGAGTGGTGGTGGCTCACTGTCGGCCTTTTATCAAGCGCAGGCTGAAAATCCGACCGTGACGTCAAGCCCTTGCGGTGGTGGGCCGGATCTCACGAGAGAGAAATTGTTACCGGCTGATGCGGTGATTATGATGGCTGCGCATGTTTCTCGACATGGCACACTTACTGAGTGGATTGATCCATCCGTACTGGATGAGACCAACCCTGACCTGCGTGATCCCGCGCTCGACCTTTACGGCGTTGCGTGCTCGCCACCCTTTAGCGATGAGTTCCTCACGCGATATCGCGCGGCACAAATCGCCAGAAATAAAAAAATAACAGCATGGGTAAAATACAAATTGGATTCACTCGAGCAGGCGGGTCGGGTAAACGAGGAGTTCGCTTTCGTGACGCACGGTACGATGGCAGACCCTCGGTGGTTAGACCCGCTTGTCGATCCGAACGATCGTGTACCGGGCACGTGCTACCTTGGGGATCCTAGGGTTGTTAATAACGGACCGGTTGGTTTGGCGCGTTTTTGTACCCTTCGAAGCTGGTTGTCGCAATGGAGCCTCGATGATGCCAACGCCTGTGGGCCTTCGAGTCTGGCGCAGGTGTCCGTACCGGTTTTGGTGGTTGGGAATACGGCGGATGACGCCTGCACGCCCAGTCATACCAAGGCATTATTCGACGCGGTGTCGCATGAATCTAAAGCGAGAGTTGATATTAAGGGCGCGAATCATTACTACATGGGGCAGCCTGAACTCGCTAAAGAGGCAACCCAGCGTGTGATGGCGTGGCTGCGGGAATATAACTTCCCGGTCTAG
- a CDS encoding retropepsin-like aspartic protease family protein, producing the protein MSKRAQQGRINVIMQTLAWLSFMVLGVLFFGDQLEAQYNPNRSVETRQNADTTEVRLRRNRLGHYVTAGTINDRPVTFLLDTGATGVAIGTAVANELGLKRGRRIATRTANGIAASYLTTLDTVSVGGISVRNVDATIAPGLRGEEILLGMSFLKNIEFAQRGDTLILRQYSTR; encoded by the coding sequence GTGAGCAAACGAGCCCAGCAAGGACGCATCAACGTCATCATGCAAACCCTAGCGTGGCTGAGCTTCATGGTGTTGGGCGTGCTTTTTTTCGGCGATCAACTTGAAGCGCAGTACAACCCTAACCGCAGTGTTGAAACACGCCAAAACGCTGATACCACCGAAGTTCGCCTTCGGCGAAACAGGCTAGGCCATTACGTTACGGCAGGCACCATTAACGACCGTCCTGTCACCTTCTTGCTTGATACGGGTGCCACAGGTGTCGCCATAGGCACAGCGGTGGCCAATGAGCTCGGTTTGAAAAGAGGCCGACGCATCGCCACGCGAACGGCAAATGGGATAGCCGCCTCTTATTTAACAACGCTCGATACCGTAAGCGTAGGCGGCATCTCGGTGCGAAACGTCGATGCAACGATTGCGCCGGGGCTGAGGGGGGAAGAAATCCTACTTGGGATGAGCTTCCTCAAAAACATCGAGTTTGCGCAGCGCGGTGACACCTTAATTCTGCGCCAGTATTCAACTCGCTAG
- a CDS encoding glycoside hydrolase family 2 TIM barrel-domain containing protein, with amino-acid sequence MVKRIGRKQLLFFVWIAGVSYLLPLFGNATEDESPFAVAALSAAAPSEHLLGWIDSRKAQSLNGSWKILVDPMQVGTPGSLFGGWATTRVPENDYQLLEYSYPSAADIRVPGDFNTQVDELLFYRDMVWYQRFFDVEIVPDKRYHLWFGATNFEATVFLNGSAIVQQKGGYVPFSVDVTEHVKADQNDLVISVNNRLNAETIPTGRTDWWPYGGLTRDVLLIETSEAYITNAQLAQAETAGRINGHVRTFGMPEGTPVTIEIPGAAAKHIATVDGDSMAHFSFDAEINPWSPEAPVLYDVHVSAGEDLISDRIGFRTIETQGMRILLNGQPIRLKGISTHEEPIGRDGVAYSYQDMMTLFTEAKALGANFIRAAHYPYSRHAARVADELGLLLWEEIPIYWNIAFENPDTLGIARDQLSRLIQRDWNRASVIVWSVANETVYSKPRMLFLERLITDARELDGTRLISAALLGDTRRELQFVTAHLAAYGLTSDVPSAREKKVFEKVLESVGEQAPVVGSGFDLVITDPLGELVDLVSYNEYFGWYYSRFIADQTGVSERTIRKLMLAFIPEIRISSAFDKPIVISEFGAGAKAGNRGAGVWTEDYQANVYRAQVKMIANSEAIQGITPWILKDFRAMLRSLGGVQDYRNRKGLIDENGRRKKAFYVLRDFYEGPWSGVAPN; translated from the coding sequence GTGGTGAAGAGAATAGGGCGAAAGCAACTGTTATTTTTTGTGTGGATCGCCGGTGTTAGTTATCTGCTGCCGCTCTTCGGAAATGCGACTGAGGATGAATCACCTTTTGCGGTCGCAGCGCTTAGTGCGGCAGCCCCTAGTGAACACCTTCTGGGTTGGATTGATTCTCGGAAGGCTCAAAGTCTCAACGGCAGCTGGAAAATATTGGTGGATCCAATGCAGGTTGGAACCCCTGGCAGTCTGTTTGGTGGGTGGGCGACAACAAGGGTCCCCGAAAATGACTATCAGCTCCTCGAGTACAGCTACCCCTCTGCAGCCGACATACGGGTGCCGGGTGACTTTAATACGCAGGTTGATGAACTTCTATTTTACCGGGACATGGTTTGGTATCAGCGTTTTTTTGATGTCGAAATTGTCCCCGATAAGCGCTATCACCTCTGGTTTGGTGCCACCAATTTTGAAGCCACTGTATTTCTTAATGGGTCAGCGATCGTTCAGCAAAAAGGAGGGTATGTACCTTTCTCCGTCGATGTGACTGAGCATGTAAAAGCCGATCAAAATGACCTCGTGATTAGCGTGAATAACAGACTCAACGCGGAGACAATTCCCACTGGCCGGACTGATTGGTGGCCTTACGGGGGGCTGACGCGGGATGTGTTACTCATAGAGACATCCGAGGCATACATTACAAATGCGCAATTAGCTCAGGCCGAAACCGCGGGTCGGATCAATGGCCATGTGCGCACGTTTGGTATGCCCGAGGGAACGCCGGTTACCATCGAGATTCCAGGCGCGGCGGCAAAGCACATTGCCACGGTAGACGGCGACTCAATGGCGCATTTCTCCTTTGACGCTGAGATAAACCCTTGGTCTCCTGAAGCGCCAGTTCTCTATGACGTCCACGTGTCCGCGGGTGAGGATCTGATTTCAGATCGAATTGGATTTAGAACAATCGAGACCCAAGGCATGAGGATTTTGCTCAATGGTCAGCCAATTCGACTGAAAGGCATTTCGACACACGAGGAGCCAATTGGTCGAGATGGCGTCGCTTATTCCTACCAAGACATGATGACCCTGTTCACCGAGGCAAAGGCCTTGGGTGCCAACTTTATTCGAGCGGCCCATTACCCCTACTCGCGGCACGCGGCGCGGGTCGCCGATGAGTTGGGCTTACTCCTTTGGGAAGAGATACCCATATATTGGAATATTGCATTTGAGAATCCAGACACGCTGGGTATTGCGAGAGATCAGCTCTCGAGGCTTATTCAGCGCGATTGGAATCGAGCGAGTGTTATTGTCTGGTCGGTCGCCAATGAAACTGTCTATTCGAAGCCGAGAATGTTGTTTTTGGAGCGACTGATTACCGACGCTCGCGAGCTGGATGGAACGCGGCTCATATCCGCAGCCTTGTTAGGCGACACGCGGCGCGAATTGCAGTTTGTTACAGCCCACTTGGCGGCTTACGGTTTGACCTCAGATGTTCCGAGCGCAAGAGAGAAAAAGGTCTTTGAAAAAGTATTAGAGTCAGTTGGCGAGCAGGCGCCAGTGGTGGGAAGCGGTTTTGATCTCGTCATTACGGATCCGCTGGGTGAGTTAGTGGATTTGGTCAGTTACAACGAGTATTTCGGTTGGTATTACTCGCGCTTCATAGCCGATCAAACGGGTGTTAGCGAGCGCACAATCCGCAAGCTAATGTTGGCGTTTATACCTGAGATAAGGATCAGTTCAGCCTTCGACAAACCCATCGTTATCTCCGAATTCGGTGCAGGTGCGAAGGCAGGAAACCGTGGAGCAGGGGTTTGGACGGAGGACTATCAAGCCAATGTTTACCGCGCTCAGGTAAAAATGATTGCCAACAGTGAGGCGATTCAAGGTATCACCCCATGGATTCTTAAGGACTTCCGGGCGATGCTTCGGTCGTTGGGTGGTGTTCAGGACTACCGAAATAGAAAAGGTCTTATCGATGAGAACGGTCGCCGCAAAAAGGCCTTCTATGTCTTGCGGGACTTTTACGAGGGCCCGTGGAGTGGCGTGGCACCAAACTGA
- a CDS encoding serine hydrolase domain-containing protein, translating into MRRIALALGSLIIAAFFWALHSAASIGVGYSAKQLCSGVFVSQLPAEFILEKDILPRMATVAGMDRFVDAHVGEREATVNILTASATARYKERYGCTLHGDAQALTESEGGGDRIQPAVRYRSDNPLIEQAVDALFTESDEGGRNTLAVLVMHKGEIVTERYAAPVDSRTRLQGWSMNKSLMASFVGVQVGRGLMDLSWPVKARMQALGATADVTQNVSADLTLKHLMTMASGLDFDERYLPGDDVTQMLYGGVPMWQVPLAQGQRVDPGEEFVYSSGDTNVVSYLWQSTLDDEPYVDWIDREVNQRLGLDDPLLEPDISGVQVGSSFAYLTARDWARFGQWWLDAWHGRDALLSQEWQRLAVTPSETADFYGLSFWLNTRLSDYPDLPANTFHAGGNSGQFVVVVPEAELVMVRLGLTLNESAVGLAQPFASIYQALSAQADLAVNVDQ; encoded by the coding sequence ATGCGTCGAATTGCCCTTGCTCTTGGTTCACTGATCATTGCCGCCTTTTTTTGGGCATTACACAGCGCCGCAAGTATTGGCGTTGGTTATTCTGCCAAGCAGCTGTGTTCGGGTGTGTTTGTCAGCCAGCTGCCGGCTGAGTTCATATTGGAAAAAGATATTCTGCCCCGAATGGCGACTGTCGCCGGTATGGATCGGTTTGTTGACGCACACGTCGGAGAGCGAGAGGCAACCGTTAATATCCTCACGGCTTCCGCCACAGCACGTTACAAGGAGCGATATGGTTGTACGTTGCATGGTGATGCGCAAGCGTTGACCGAGTCAGAGGGGGGTGGGGACCGAATCCAGCCTGCGGTGCGGTACCGTTCTGACAATCCACTCATCGAGCAGGCCGTGGATGCGTTGTTTACGGAGTCAGATGAGGGTGGAAGAAACACGCTCGCGGTGCTCGTTATGCACAAGGGAGAAATCGTGACTGAGCGGTATGCCGCGCCTGTTGATTCGAGAACACGCCTGCAGGGTTGGTCGATGAATAAGAGTCTCATGGCCTCCTTCGTTGGGGTGCAAGTGGGGCGTGGACTAATGGACCTGTCCTGGCCTGTAAAAGCGCGTATGCAAGCACTCGGAGCAACGGCTGACGTGACTCAGAACGTCTCGGCCGATTTGACGCTCAAGCATTTAATGACTATGGCGAGTGGCCTTGATTTCGACGAGCGGTATCTGCCGGGCGATGATGTCACGCAGATGCTCTACGGGGGTGTTCCCATGTGGCAGGTGCCACTGGCTCAGGGTCAGCGAGTTGATCCCGGTGAAGAGTTTGTCTACTCAAGCGGCGATACGAATGTGGTGTCTTACCTTTGGCAGTCCACGCTCGATGACGAGCCCTACGTTGACTGGATTGATAGGGAGGTTAATCAGCGTTTAGGGTTGGATGATCCACTTCTTGAGCCGGATATCAGCGGTGTCCAAGTCGGCTCAAGCTTTGCCTACCTGACTGCGCGAGACTGGGCCCGCTTTGGGCAGTGGTGGCTCGACGCGTGGCACGGACGAGACGCACTCTTATCGCAAGAGTGGCAGCGTCTTGCGGTTACACCCTCTGAGACCGCTGATTTTTATGGTCTGAGCTTTTGGCTCAATACACGTTTATCTGATTACCCTGACTTACCCGCCAACACATTTCATGCTGGGGGTAACTCAGGTCAATTTGTCGTGGTCGTACCCGAGGCGGAACTCGTCATGGTTCGTCTTGGCTTGACACTCAATGAGTCAGCCGTTGGTTTAGCCCAGCCCTTTGCGTCGATTTACCAAGCGCTGAGTGCTCAAGCTGACCTAGCGGTTAACGTCGACCAGTAG
- a CDS encoding alanine/glycine:cation symporter family protein encodes MFDRLEAWSIAFADAVWGLPMVALLLGGGGFFLIVSRAMPYRYLGHAFAVMSGRYDTPDEEGELSHFQALAAALSNTMGLGNIAGVALAIVAGGPGAVFWMWISAIVGIATKFFTCSLGVMYRGVDSAGNLQGGPMYVIREALPRSFYPLAVLFSVAGLIGTLPMFQANQLTALVGQTVFDGAPPAWSGLATGLVLAVLVGVVIFGGLPRVAKVAVRSLPAMVVVYVTMTLYVVLTHITEVPALLWLIVSEAFNPSAVGGGFVGIMLIGVSRGVFSNEAGVGTEVMAHGAAKTNEPIREGMVATLGPIFDTLLICTCTALVILLAGEWQSPGNLSGITLTANAVQSEMGTPGLLALAFVALILSTTTMFTGWYFGAKCFGFLAGAQWQPYFRWFFISAVIFGASVSVDVVFNLISGSYGLMALPTMVSTLILAPRVMDAARDYFSRLQSQK; translated from the coding sequence ATGTTTGATCGCCTAGAAGCTTGGTCCATTGCGTTTGCTGATGCCGTTTGGGGTTTACCCATGGTGGCACTTCTTTTAGGGGGCGGCGGTTTCTTCTTGATCGTTTCACGGGCAATGCCTTATCGCTACTTAGGCCACGCGTTTGCCGTGATGTCGGGGCGCTATGACACACCCGATGAAGAGGGCGAGTTGTCACACTTTCAGGCTTTGGCCGCGGCGCTGTCGAATACGATGGGCTTGGGGAATATCGCGGGCGTGGCCCTTGCAATCGTAGCCGGTGGGCCGGGCGCTGTTTTCTGGATGTGGATCTCTGCCATCGTTGGCATTGCAACGAAGTTTTTTACTTGCTCGCTAGGGGTTATGTACCGAGGTGTGGACAGTGCAGGCAATTTGCAGGGTGGCCCAATGTACGTCATCCGCGAAGCCCTACCGCGATCATTCTACCCACTCGCCGTGCTGTTTTCCGTTGCGGGTTTGATTGGAACACTTCCCATGTTCCAAGCGAATCAATTGACCGCGCTTGTCGGACAGACTGTATTTGATGGTGCGCCCCCCGCTTGGTCAGGTCTTGCAACAGGACTTGTCCTCGCGGTGTTAGTTGGAGTGGTGATATTCGGTGGACTGCCTCGTGTTGCGAAAGTGGCGGTGCGATCACTTCCGGCGATGGTGGTGGTTTATGTGACGATGACTTTGTATGTGGTGCTCACGCACATTACGGAAGTTCCGGCTTTACTGTGGCTGATTGTCTCTGAGGCCTTTAATCCCTCCGCTGTGGGTGGTGGCTTCGTCGGTATTATGTTGATTGGCGTAAGCCGCGGCGTTTTCTCCAACGAGGCGGGCGTTGGGACAGAGGTAATGGCTCACGGTGCGGCAAAGACAAACGAACCCATCAGAGAAGGCATGGTTGCCACCCTAGGCCCTATTTTTGACACCCTACTTATTTGTACCTGCACCGCGCTAGTCATTCTCTTGGCGGGAGAATGGCAGTCGCCGGGTAATCTCTCGGGCATCACGCTGACGGCGAATGCGGTTCAGAGCGAAATGGGTACGCCTGGGCTCTTGGCTTTAGCTTTTGTTGCCTTGATATTAAGCACGACGACGATGTTTACGGGTTGGTATTTTGGGGCGAAGTGTTTCGGGTTCTTGGCGGGCGCACAATGGCAGCCTTATTTTCGCTGGTTTTTTATTTCAGCGGTTATTTTTGGTGCCAGCGTCAGTGTCGATGTGGTCTTTAACTTGATCTCAGGCAGTTATGGCCTCATGGCGCTACCGACCATGGTCAGCACCCTCATTCTTGCTCCAAGGGTAATGGATGCAGCGCGAGATTATTTTTCTCGATTACAGTCGCAGAAATAG
- a CDS encoding nuclear transport factor 2 family protein yields MKHLKMRNQSAKSRFILCCALLMPLLVFAGQSVSHESAKGNLDALIDGLHRDAHEGNFDTYFARYTQDAVFMGTDKSERWRIDAFKAYAAPAFADGHGWTYSVIERNWEGEDDTRWFDEILFNEKLGHCRGTGVVEQIDGEWKIAHYSLTLLIPNDIAEAVGKQSQRADN; encoded by the coding sequence ATGAAACACCTTAAAATGCGCAACCAATCAGCCAAATCACGCTTTATCTTATGCTGCGCCCTCTTGATGCCGCTCCTGGTATTCGCCGGCCAAAGCGTGTCTCACGAGAGCGCTAAGGGAAATCTCGACGCCCTCATTGACGGCCTTCACAGAGACGCACATGAGGGAAATTTCGACACCTATTTTGCGCGCTACACCCAAGACGCAGTCTTTATGGGGACGGATAAGAGCGAGCGCTGGAGAATCGATGCCTTCAAGGCTTATGCCGCGCCGGCCTTTGCCGACGGTCATGGGTGGACCTATTCGGTGATCGAGCGAAACTGGGAAGGTGAGGATGATACGCGGTGGTTCGATGAAATTTTATTCAATGAGAAATTGGGGCACTGCCGAGGCACAGGAGTTGTCGAACAAATCGACGGTGAGTGGAAGATTGCTCATTACTCACTAACGCTTTTGATCCCAAATGACATTGCCGAGGCTGTCGGTAAGCAGTCTCAGCGTGCAGACAATTGA
- a CDS encoding alpha/beta fold hydrolase, with translation MHKIIFSIFLALLATSVQADYSRLYFDHMPASSAESGDSEIAYRVFNRGADNPKLLLIMGLGGAGAAWGDAFIQALEFEGFEVIVIDNRDTGGSEMFTDWGKPTLWWQLLKYELGFSVDAPYTLSDMAADSLAVLNTIGYERVHVMGVSMGGMIAQVLAAQHPERVESLTSIMSTTFAPHLPPPTSVAEGNLRSLADGDAEASREDAMRNRGFYPESMERHLMAVFASGDRTKQVQTIRKPTLVIHGSEDPLIPPEHGVHTAEQIEGAEFVLIEGMGHNLPESFHPQVIGLMSEHINKVHSP, from the coding sequence ATGCATAAGATCATTTTCTCAATCTTTCTCGCCCTGCTCGCGACATCAGTGCAGGCCGATTATTCCCGGCTTTATTTTGACCACATGCCAGCGAGCTCTGCCGAATCGGGGGACTCCGAGATCGCTTATCGAGTTTTTAATCGCGGCGCCGATAACCCAAAGCTACTCCTCATCATGGGGTTGGGTGGCGCCGGGGCTGCCTGGGGTGATGCCTTCATTCAGGCACTGGAGTTCGAAGGTTTCGAAGTCATTGTTATCGACAACCGGGACACAGGCGGGTCAGAAATGTTCACGGATTGGGGGAAGCCCACTCTGTGGTGGCAACTGCTCAAATATGAGCTTGGCTTTTCAGTTGATGCTCCCTACACCTTGAGCGACATGGCCGCAGACAGTCTCGCCGTCCTCAATACAATAGGGTACGAGCGTGTCCACGTCATGGGGGTTTCTATGGGCGGGATGATTGCACAAGTACTCGCGGCCCAACACCCAGAGCGCGTAGAGAGCCTGACGTCGATCATGTCGACAACCTTTGCGCCCCATCTGCCGCCACCAACATCAGTGGCTGAGGGAAATCTTCGGTCTCTCGCCGACGGTGATGCCGAGGCTTCCCGGGAAGATGCGATGCGAAACCGCGGCTTTTATCCAGAGTCGATGGAGCGTCATCTGATGGCTGTTTTCGCAAGTGGCGATCGAACAAAGCAAGTTCAGACCATTCGCAAACCGACCCTCGTCATTCATGGCTCTGAAGATCCGCTCATTCCACCCGAGCACGGTGTGCACACAGCTGAGCAAATCGAGGGGGCTGAATTTGTACTGATTGAAGGAATGGGACATAACCTCCCTGAAAGCTTCCACCCACAGGTCATTGGGCTTATGTCCGAGCACATAAATAAGGTGCATTCGCCCTAA
- a CDS encoding SDR family oxidoreductase: MTDLAHKPFLKKVALISGGASGIGLATAKRLIAGGATVWITDIQDALGERIAEEIGATYVHLDVVNEAEWISVIELIASQGQGLHYVMNNAGIASSGNLETETVEGFMQTININLLGVFLGCKVCAPLMAVSGGGAIVNVSSIYGMVSSPKVLAYSASKGGVRAMTKSMALDLADRETGVRVNSIHPGFADTPLVENAIAALEPEEGEQFSAQIAERAKLGLADPDQIAAAAVFLFSDDSSFMTGSELVVDGGYTAS, encoded by the coding sequence ATGACAGACCTCGCGCACAAACCTTTCCTCAAAAAAGTTGCCCTCATTTCAGGTGGTGCCTCCGGCATAGGCCTTGCGACCGCAAAACGGCTGATCGCCGGCGGTGCAACAGTTTGGATTACTGACATCCAAGACGCTTTGGGCGAGCGGATCGCAGAGGAAATTGGCGCAACCTATGTACACCTTGACGTTGTCAATGAGGCGGAATGGATATCAGTTATTGAGCTCATCGCCAGCCAGGGACAGGGGCTGCACTACGTGATGAACAACGCGGGCATAGCCTCGAGCGGTAATCTGGAAACCGAGACCGTCGAGGGCTTCATGCAAACGATCAACATCAACCTCCTTGGTGTGTTTTTGGGATGTAAGGTTTGTGCCCCGCTGATGGCTGTCTCAGGGGGAGGTGCCATCGTCAACGTATCCTCAATCTACGGAATGGTTTCATCGCCTAAAGTACTTGCCTATTCAGCGTCCAAAGGTGGAGTGAGGGCCATGACCAAGTCAATGGCGCTCGATCTTGCGGATCGAGAGACTGGCGTCCGCGTGAACTCAATCCATCCGGGATTTGCCGATACGCCACTCGTTGAAAACGCAATCGCCGCGCTGGAGCCCGAGGAGGGCGAACAGTTCTCAGCTCAAATTGCAGAGCGTGCCAAACTAGGGCTTGCGGACCCTGACCAAATCGCGGCGGCAGCCGTGTTCTTGTTCTCAGACGACAGCTCATTTATGACGGGCTCAGAGCTTGTTGTCGACGGTGGCTATACCGCCAGTTAA
- a CDS encoding MDR family oxidoreductase, with the protein MFTALLATKENGTHSVDVTAIDHSTLADSGVLIKVDYSTINYKDALAVTAAAPIVRTYPLVPGIDLAGTVEESDDPNWSVGDKVVVNGWGMGEGHSGGLAQYARVPGSFLVKLPQSMTTRHAMAIGTAGYTAALCVDALEAQGVTPDDGAILVTGASGGVGSVAVALLAARGFSVAASTGKPDAADYLKRLGASSIVDRNTLSEAGKPLQAEQWAGVVDAVGGNTLANACAQTRYGGVVTACGLAESASLPATVMPFILRGVILRGVDSVMAPSEPRLSAWARLARDMNLDLLETMVTEIDLSDVCDVAPDVLAGKITGRLLVDVNR; encoded by the coding sequence ATGTTCACTGCTTTGCTCGCCACAAAAGAGAACGGTACTCACAGCGTCGATGTCACCGCAATCGATCACTCCACGCTCGCCGATTCCGGTGTCCTGATCAAGGTCGATTACAGCACAATCAACTATAAAGATGCCTTGGCCGTGACCGCCGCCGCGCCAATTGTTCGAACGTATCCGCTGGTTCCTGGTATCGATCTGGCCGGCACGGTAGAAGAAAGTGACGATCCAAATTGGTCTGTCGGCGATAAAGTGGTGGTGAATGGTTGGGGCATGGGTGAGGGGCACTCGGGTGGTCTTGCGCAATACGCCCGCGTACCTGGAAGCTTTCTAGTAAAACTCCCTCAGAGCATGACGACCCGCCACGCCATGGCTATTGGCACGGCGGGCTATACGGCCGCACTGTGCGTCGACGCACTCGAGGCTCAGGGTGTCACACCAGACGACGGTGCCATTTTGGTCACTGGCGCCAGTGGTGGCGTTGGAAGTGTCGCCGTTGCGTTACTAGCTGCCAGAGGATTCTCTGTCGCGGCCTCTACAGGCAAGCCTGATGCCGCCGACTACCTCAAGCGACTTGGCGCGTCATCAATCGTGGATAGAAACACGCTGTCCGAGGCAGGTAAGCCACTCCAAGCGGAACAGTGGGCAGGGGTCGTCGATGCCGTGGGTGGTAATACATTGGCTAATGCCTGCGCCCAAACCCGCTACGGGGGTGTTGTCACCGCCTGCGGCTTAGCAGAAAGCGCTTCACTTCCCGCAACCGTTATGCCCTTCATTCTTCGTGGTGTCATCCTGCGCGGAGTGGATAGTGTCATGGCGCCCAGTGAGCCTCGCCTGTCAGCGTGGGCGCGCCTTGCGCGCGATATGAACCTGGATCTCTTGGAAACCATGGTTACCGAAATTGACTTATCCGATGTTTGCGACGTAGCCCCTGATGTCCTCGCCGGGAAGATAACCGGTCGTCTACTGGTCGACGTTAACCGCTAG